The window AGGGGGCCTACAACCTCGAGTTCAGCCACTACGCCGAGGTGCCGCCGCAGCTGGCGCAAAAGATCGTCGAGGAAGCCAGGAGCGAGTGACCGCCGGAAACCAAGACCCCCGCGCTATTGCGCGGGGGTTCGTCTTGGCCGGCGAGGGCTAGGCCTTCTTTTTCTTGAGGTTTTTCTTGTACGAGTCCCCGAAGCGGCGCTGGAAGCGTTCGACGCGGCCTTCGGTGTCCACGAAGCGCTGCTTGCCGGTGAAGAACGGGTGGCAGGCGGAGCAGACTTCCACGTGGATCTCCGGCTTGGTCGAGTAGGTTTCGATGACGTTGCCGCAGCCGCAGATGATCTTGGCGGGGACGAGCTTCAGGTGAATGCCTTCCTTCATGGAGTCCTCCTTAGAGGGCGCACGGGCTTGGTCGTGCGGCCAACCAACGCTCCCCACTGTACCAACCGCGCGGGAAGGGCGCAAGTCCGCGCCCGCCGGAGCGGCCGACTTGATATCGTACCACTCATGTTTTATAATGCTCGCGGAAGGAGGTGAGCTTACATGAAACGCTGGCAGGACTGGGTCAACCTGGTGCTGGGTCTCTGGCTGGTCGTTTCGCCCTGGATTCTCGCCTTCTCGCAGAACACCGCCGCGCTCTGGAACGCGCTGATCGTGGGCGCGATCTTCGTCGTGCTCTCGCTGCTGGCCCTCGCCGACGCCAAGCCCTGGGAAGAGTGGTCCGAGCTCGTCGTCGCGCTCTGGCTTCTCGTCTCACCCTGGGTGCTCGGCTACAGCGCTCTGAGCGCCGCGATGTGGAACGCCGTCATCGTCGCCGTCATCGTGGGCGTCCTGGCCTACACGGCCGCCAGCCAGCAACCCACCCAGACCACCTGAAGGTAAGTCACGCTCCGCTTGACCCCGCCCCCTTGGGCGGGGTAAATTGCCTTGACCTTTAAGCCCGTCCCGTGAGGCGGGGAAGGAGGAGAACGTGAACGAACAGCGGAACAATCCGGTAGCGGCACGCCCCATGCGGGCGGTTTTTTTTAGGAGGGCGTGATGCGCTTCAAGGCGCGTGTGCTCGAACCCGCGGAGATCGAGCGGGCGATGCGCCGCATCGCCCACGAGATCATCGAAAAGAACAAGGGCGTCGGGGATCTGGCGCTGGTGGGCATCCACACCCGCGGCATCCCCCTGGCCGAGCGGCTGGCGGACCTGATCGAGCGCTTCGAAGGGGTGCGGCCGCCGGTGGGCGTCCTCGACATCACCCTCTACCGCGACGACCTCTCCGAGATCGGGGTGCAGCCTCGTGTGCGCGAGACCCGCATCCCCTGGGACGTGACCGGAAGGCCGGTAGTGCTGGTGGACGACGTGCTCTTCACCGGCCGCACCGCCCGGGCGGCGCTCGACGCGCTGGTGGACCTGGGACGCCCGAAACGCGTCTACTTCGCGGTGCTGGTCGACCGCGGCCACCGCGAGCTGCCCATCCGCGCCGACTTCGTGGGCAAGAACCTGCCCACCTCCATGCAGGAGGTCGTCAAGGTCAAGCTGCGCGAGACCGACGGTGAGGAGGGGGTGGAGCTGTGGGAGCGCTAACGCATCTGCTCGACTTCGCCGGTTGGGAGCGGGCGCAGGCGGAGAGCCTGCTCGAGACCGCGCGGATGATGGAAGAGGTGCTCGAGCGGCCCATGAAGAAGGTGCCGGCGCTCAAGGGCTTCACCGTGGCCACCGTCTTCTTCGAGCCCTCGACCCGTACCAAGATCAGCTTCGAGCTGGCCGCGCGCCGGATGTCGGCCGACGTGGTCGGGTTTACGGGAGCGGGCTCGAGCCTG of the Oceanithermus desulfurans genome contains:
- a CDS encoding SPW repeat protein, giving the protein MKRWQDWVNLVLGLWLVVSPWILAFSQNTAALWNALIVGAIFVVLSLLALADAKPWEEWSELVVALWLLVSPWVLGYSALSAAMWNAVIVAVIVGVLAYTAASQQPTQTT
- the pyrR gene encoding bifunctional pyr operon transcriptional regulator/uracil phosphoribosyltransferase PyrR, giving the protein MRFKARVLEPAEIERAMRRIAHEIIEKNKGVGDLALVGIHTRGIPLAERLADLIERFEGVRPPVGVLDITLYRDDLSEIGVQPRVRETRIPWDVTGRPVVLVDDVLFTGRTARAALDALVDLGRPKRVYFAVLVDRGHRELPIRADFVGKNLPTSMQEVVKVKLRETDGEEGVELWER
- the rpmE gene encoding 50S ribosomal protein L31, producing the protein MKEGIHLKLVPAKIICGCGNVIETYSTKPEIHVEVCSACHPFFTGKQRFVDTEGRVERFQRRFGDSYKKNLKKKKA